ATTGTTCGCCAAGTTTGATTTTGTGTTTGTTTACCCTGATTCATACATTCCTCACTGCGATCGAATATCTCATCAATAGCAAAGCAAATTTCTTTCAAAGTAGGAATCAATCGATCGTAAATTAACTTATTTATTTAAAAAAATTTAGATTTATCTGGTAAAGACACTTGATTTATTTGTAATTTCATCTTACTATGTTAATAGTATTTTTTTAACTAAATGCTTGTTAAAAGCAGGTTGGTTGAGGTGCGCGGTACAATTGTATCGCGCATTTGTATTGCGCATTGTTTTGTAAAGAGTTATTTTGCAGAAAATTGTAGATTTTTGCAATCTTGGCGGAGAAATTTTTGAACGCGGATGTAGGCAAAACCTTCCCACGGGGTACGCAGATTACAAGCGCCACATTTTGACTTTTAACTTTTAACTTTTGACTTCCTTAACAGCCGGATATTGTTGCAACACCTGCTTTAAATATTGTCCCGTGTAAGAACGAGAATTTTTTGCTACTACTTCTGGCGTTCCGACAGCGATAATTTCTCCTCCCTTATCTCCTCCTTCTGGTCCCAAATCTATCAACCAATCGCTACAACGAATCACATCTAAGTTATGTTCGATGACAATAATAGAATTACCTTTGTCTACCAATCTTTGCAGAACATCGAGTAATTTATGCACGTCGTAAAATGATAAACCTGTCGTTGGTTCGTCAATTAAATACAGAGTTTTTCCAGTGGCGCGACGCGATAATTCTGAAGCAAGCTTAACCCGCTGTGCCTCTCCCCCCGATAATGTAGTTGCAGGTTGCCCCAAGTGCATATATCCCAAACCAACATCAAGTAAAGTTTGCAGTTTATTAAATGCTTTGGGAATATTTTGAAAGAAATCTACGCCCTCTTCTACAGTCATATTTAAAACATCGGCGATCGATTTATCTTTATACTTGACTTGGAGAGTTTCGCGGTTGTATCGCGCCCCTTTACAAATTTCACATTGCACGTAAACGTCGGGTAGAAAATTCATTTCAATCACGTTTACGCCTTGTCCGCCACAAGCTTCGCAGCGCCCTCCTTTGACGTTAAAGGAGAATTGCCCTGGTTTATAACCCCTAGCTTTTGCCTCGATAGTTTGGGAAAATACTTCTCGAATCGCATCGAAAACACCCGTGTATGTAGCTGGGTTAGAACGGGGAGTGCGTCCGATGGGAGATTGATCGATCACGATCGCTTTATCAACTGCATTTAAGCCCTTCATTTCCTCTAAGTCTTTCGGAAAGGGAACTTTGCGCGTTAGGTGGTGTTGTAAAGCTGGGTAGAGTAATTCGTTAATTAAGGTAGATTTGCCCGAACCGGATACTCCCGTAATCGAAACAAGTTTCCCCAAGGGAATTTCGACATCAATATTTTTCAGGTTGTTGCGATAGGCATTTTTAATAACTAACTCTCGTCCGTTTCCTTCCCGACGTTGGGCGGGAGTTTGAATCACTCGCCTTCCCGATAAATATGCCCCAGTTAAAGATTCCGGTGCAGCGAGTAAAGCTGGTAAATTCCCTTGGGCGACGATATTTCCCCCGTGGACTCCCGCCCCTACACCAATATCTACTAAATGATCGGCGGCGCGGATGGTTTCTTCATCGTGTTCGACGACAATTAATGTATTGCCCAAGTCTCGCAGTCTGGTTAAAGTTTGTAGCAAGCGCCCGTTATCCCTTTGGTGCAAGCCGATGCTGGGTTCGTCAAGGACGTAGAGTACTCCTGTCAAACCAGAACCGATTTGAGTGGCGAGGCGAATGCGTTGGGCTTCTCCCCCCGAAAGCGTCATGGCGGGACGGTCTAAGGTGAGGTAATCTAAACCGACATCAAGGAGAAATTGCAATCTGGCTTTGATTTCGCGCAACACCAAATCGGCAATTTGCATTTGGCGATCGCTCAGTGTAATACTACCAATTCTCTGATGGCATTCTCGAATTGAGACGCTGGTAAGATCGAGGATGTGATATTGTCCCAGACGCACGGCTAAGGCTTCCGGTTTCAACCGCTTGCCATGACATACAGGACAAGGTTGCTGGACGACATACTGTTCCAGCTTTTGCTTAATTAATTCAGAACTCGCTTCATCAAACTGGCGCTGGAGGATGGGGATAACCCCAGCGTAACGCCGATAATCTTTACGTTCTTCAATCCAAACGGGTTGGTCGCTACCGTATAAAATTGTCTGCTGCTGTTCTGAAGTTAGCTGGTTCCAGCGGGTTTGAATTTCAAATCCAAAAGCTTTCCCTAAGCTGTAGAGTAAAGACAGGTAGTAGGAGTTATCCTTTTCCGACCAAGGGGCGATCGCAGCATAGACTGATTGACTCGGATCGGGTACGACTAATTCAGGTGAGAAAGTTTGCATACTCCCCAAGCCGTGACAGTGAGGACAAGCCCCATAGGGAGAGTTGAAAGAAAACAGACGCGGCGATAACTCTTCCATTACCCCGCCGTGTTCGGGACAGGCGAAGTTTTCGGAAAATAATAATTCTTTCTCTCTACCTCTATCCTGGTCTTCTACTTGGTAGGAAGTCGCCCCTTCTGCTACTTTTGCCTGTAAAGTGGGATGAATTAATATATTACCTCCTCGCTCCTCGCTCCTCGCTCCTCGCCCCTCTTCCACATCCAACAAATCGATAACAGCAATCCCTTCCGAACGCCGCAGACAGGTGGTGAGGGAGTCAGTCAATCTCTCTTCCATCCCTGGCTTTTTAATCAAGCGGTCAATCACGACTTCAATATTGTGCGCTTGATTTTTATCCAATTCAATCGAATCGCTGAGTTCCCGCACTTCGCCATTAATGCGGACGCGGACGAATCCTTCCGAAGCCAGACTGGAGAGTAGTTTTTTGTGCGTCCCTTTTTTACCCCGCACGACGGGTGCTAAAATTTGAAATTTAGTTCTATCGGGTAATTCCATGATGCGATCGCACATTTCATCGATTGTCTGAGGCGCAATCGAGCGATCGCAGATCGGGCAATGCGGTTTACCCGCTCGTCCGTATAATAGACGCAGGTAGTCGTAGATTTCCGTTACCGTCCCCACCGTAGAACGGGGATTATGGGAAGTCGATTTTTGATCGATGGAAATTGCCGGACTCAAGCCTTCAATTGCTTCCACATCTGGCTTATCGACTTGCCCTAAAAATTGTCTTGCATAAGCACTGAGAGACTCTACGTAGCGCCGCTGTCCTTCAGCAAAGATAGTATCGAAGGCGAGGGAAGACTTACCGGAACCGGAAACCCCCGTAAACACGATCAGGCGATCGCGGGGTAGTTCTAAGCTAATATTTTTGAGATTATGCTGTCTCGCGCCGCGAATGCGGATGGTATTTTGGCTATTAGGGTTAGAAGTATCTGCATGATGCCCGTTTGCGGATTCAGTGACTTCAATCTTTGCATCGGGACGGTAATTCATGAGGGCAAGGCGAAAGAGTCCGTTGACGATTTTAACGATTTTCCGACTGTTTTTGCTATTCAGTTATCATCTGATTTCGCTTACTAGCCTCTCGTGCGTAAATAAGGTAGCCTTGCTAAAGAGTTTTTCGCGGGGGGTTAGGGTAAGGTTATGAGTGCGGTCATGAAGCCTTTTTCGGTCATGGGGCTACCAGTCCATCTCATCGATGATTATACGGCTTGGTTGCGATCGCGCATCGGGCAGCAACTCGGTACTCATGTCGTAACGCTTAATGCGGAAATGAGTATGCAAGCCGAACAGAACCCTGCTTTAAGCAATGCTATTCAGCAAGCAGAGTTGGTGATTCCCGATGGTGCGGGGGTAGTACTCTACCTAAAATTACTATTTCACCAACAGGTACAGCGATGTCCTGGGATTGAATTGGCAGAGTCTCTATTGCAGAATACGGAGGCGCGGGTATTTTTCTATGGTGGTGCGCCTGGAGTAGCAGCCAAAGCCGCCGAAACGTGGCGACAACAAGTCCCAGATATCAATATTGTTGGCACGCAACACGGATACATTTCCCCAGAAGAGGCGGAATTTCAGCAAACCCTCAGTCAACTCCAACCTCAATTGATTTTGGTAGGTTTGGGAGTGCCACGTCAAGAATTATGGATTGCGCAAAATCGTTATTTGTGTCCTAATGCGACTTGGATTGGTGTTGGTGGTAGCTTTGATATTTGGGCAGGAACGAAATCAAGAGCGCCTGCATGGTTGGCAAATAATAATTTGGAATGGCTTTACCGTCTCTATCAGGAACCCTGGCGCTGGCGGCGGATGCTGGCTTTACCTCAGTTTGCAGGTAAGGCAATTGTTTACCGCTTAACTCATTGATATCGACCTCAAGCAATTCTATGCGCGGTGTATTTCAATTGCAAAAATCTTATTTTAGTCAAAAGGCTATTTTTTCTCTATTTTCGCCTCAAAAGCTGCCATATACAGTTATTGGTTTTGGCATTTTGGTACGGCTAGTTCAATATCTATTTAATCGGTCTTTGTGGAATGACGAAGCCGCACTAGCGTTAAATATTATCAATCGCTCGTATTTAGAATTGCTCCAGCCTTTGGATTACAACCAAGGCGCACCCATTGGCTTTTTGGTGGTGGAAAAGTTAGCGGTGCAGGTATTTGGAAATAACGAATATGCTTTGAGATTATTTCCTTTTGTCAGCGCGATCGCAAGTTTATTTATTTTCTCCGAATTAGCTAAAAAATGCTTGCAATCTCGTCAGGCTGCGATTATCGCTCTTACTTTGTTTTCCACCGTACATATTTGGCTTCAGTTTGCTACAGAAACAAAACAATATTCTAGCGATGTGGCGATCGCAGTCATACTATATTTTATTTTAATTGGCATAGAACGACAGCAAATTAAACTAAGACAAATCTTAGAGTTTGGTGTTGTCGGCGCAATTGCCGTTTGGTTTTCTCACCCGGCTGTCTTTATCTTAGCTGGGATAGGAACGAGCTATTTATTTATAAGTTTATTTCAACAAAAATTTTTATTTAGTTTAAAGCTGTTAGCTATCTATGCTATCTGGACGTTTAGTTTTGGTCTTTCATATTTTATTTCATTACGCAATATAGCCAGCAATCAATCTTTATTTAAATCATGGGCGGGACGCGGTACATTTCCTACATCTATTTGGGATTTCGGCTGGTTATTTAATGCCTTTGTAGAATTTTTTCACATTCCGTTAGGACTTCCCGATATTTTTCTAGGAATTGCGATTCTGGCGTTCTTCTCTGGTTGTATCTCACTCTGGTTTCAAAATAGAGCTATTTTACTGACGTTGTTAGCTCCCATATTAGTAACTTTTTTCGCAGCTTATTTACAAAAATATCCATTTAGCGGTAGGCTAGTCATATTTTTAATTCCTTTTTTATCCTTTTCATTGCAGAAGGAACAGTGGCAATTCGACAGATAAGAGATCGTCGAGTTTTCCAGAAAGTCAGTACTCTGATTTTGATATTGCTTCTCGTTCCTCCCATAGGAACTGCTGCTTATCTCATCTTCGATCCCTATACTAAACAAGAAATTAAACCCGTTCTTAGTTACATGAGTAGTCATCAACAAACAGGTGATACTATTTATATTTACGAACGTGCTGAATATCAGTTCAAATATTATGCGAATTGGTATGGATATCAGGAAGGAGATTATATTTTAGGGATAGACGATCTCGATCGTCAAGATGGACAAGGTATTTCAGAAGCAGAATGGCAGCGATATACTAGCGATTTTGATAAGTTACGCGGTAAGCAAAGGGTGTGGATATTATTATCCCACTTGCGGCGCTGGGAAGATGAGCAAGAAAGAGTTTTAGCTTATCTGGATGGTATCGGTAAACGTGTTGATGCTTTTGAGAAGGAAGGATCTTTTGTATATTTATACGATCTTACATTAGCCAGCAAGTAGATATATTTTGTCGCGATCGCCTAAACGATAATCTAGTAAAATAATCCTATACCACTATTATTTATGAGAGATCGACAAATACGTACCATTAATATTTAAGCTCTGAAGAATAATTCAAAATTAATCTATAAATTTTGAATTTTGAATTTTGAATTTTGAATTGGAGCGAAGTGACATGACTAGATGGCAATTATTAATTATCAGCATTCTGGTTATCGGTATAATTTTTCGATTTCTCTATCTCGATCGCAAGGTTTATTGGTACGATGAAGTCTTCACTTCATTGCGTATTTTTGGCTACACGGAATCAGAAGTCATTCAACAAGTTTCTCGTCATCCTGTTGTCAGTTTAGAAGATTTACAACGGTATCAGCACGACGCTGGTAGAAATTTATTAGATACGATAAAATCTTTGGCTACGGAAGATTTTCAGCATCCACCACTGCATTATGCGATCGCTCATTTTTGGGTAAAATGGTTGGGCGATTCAATTGCTGCAATTAGAGGTTTATCGGCTCTAATTAGCGTGCTTGTCTTTCCTAGTATCTACTGGCTGTGTAGAGAATTATTTCCGTCACCCTCGGTTGCTTGGGTTTCTATGGCGTTAGTCGCAGTCTCGCCATTTCATGTTTTAATGGCTCAGGAAGCACGTCAGTATAGTTTGTGGACGGTGATAATTTTACTATCAAGTGCGTCTGTACTAAGCGCTATTCGTCTCAGCAGTAAACTAAGTTGGAGACTGTACGCAATTAGTCTCATTGTAGGATTATATACATTTTTATTTACTGGTTTAGTCGCGATCGCTCACGGACTATATTTATTTAGTTTGAAGACAAAGCTGCAATTTAGCAAAGCATTCTCTGCTTATTTTATCGCCTTTACTACCGCGATCGCAGCGTTTATCCCTTGGCTAGTTATTGTTGTCAGCAATTTTTCTGCA
This window of the Chroococcidiopsis thermalis PCC 7203 genome carries:
- the uvrA gene encoding excinuclease ABC subunit UvrA, yielding MNYRPDAKIEVTESANGHHADTSNPNSQNTIRIRGARQHNLKNISLELPRDRLIVFTGVSGSGKSSLAFDTIFAEGQRRYVESLSAYARQFLGQVDKPDVEAIEGLSPAISIDQKSTSHNPRSTVGTVTEIYDYLRLLYGRAGKPHCPICDRSIAPQTIDEMCDRIMELPDRTKFQILAPVVRGKKGTHKKLLSSLASEGFVRVRINGEVRELSDSIELDKNQAHNIEVVIDRLIKKPGMEERLTDSLTTCLRRSEGIAVIDLLDVEEGRGARSEERGGNILIHPTLQAKVAEGATSYQVEDQDRGREKELLFSENFACPEHGGVMEELSPRLFSFNSPYGACPHCHGLGSMQTFSPELVVPDPSQSVYAAIAPWSEKDNSYYLSLLYSLGKAFGFEIQTRWNQLTSEQQQTILYGSDQPVWIEERKDYRRYAGVIPILQRQFDEASSELIKQKLEQYVVQQPCPVCHGKRLKPEALAVRLGQYHILDLTSVSIRECHQRIGSITLSDRQMQIADLVLREIKARLQFLLDVGLDYLTLDRPAMTLSGGEAQRIRLATQIGSGLTGVLYVLDEPSIGLHQRDNGRLLQTLTRLRDLGNTLIVVEHDEETIRAADHLVDIGVGAGVHGGNIVAQGNLPALLAAPESLTGAYLSGRRVIQTPAQRREGNGRELVIKNAYRNNLKNIDVEIPLGKLVSITGVSGSGKSTLINELLYPALQHHLTRKVPFPKDLEEMKGLNAVDKAIVIDQSPIGRTPRSNPATYTGVFDAIREVFSQTIEAKARGYKPGQFSFNVKGGRCEACGGQGVNVIEMNFLPDVYVQCEICKGARYNRETLQVKYKDKSIADVLNMTVEEGVDFFQNIPKAFNKLQTLLDVGLGYMHLGQPATTLSGGEAQRVKLASELSRRATGKTLYLIDEPTTGLSFYDVHKLLDVLQRLVDKGNSIIVIEHNLDVIRCSDWLIDLGPEGGDKGGEIIAVGTPEVVAKNSRSYTGQYLKQVLQQYPAVKEVKS
- a CDS encoding WecB/TagA/CpsF family glycosyltransferase, translating into MSAVMKPFSVMGLPVHLIDDYTAWLRSRIGQQLGTHVVTLNAEMSMQAEQNPALSNAIQQAELVIPDGAGVVLYLKLLFHQQVQRCPGIELAESLLQNTEARVFFYGGAPGVAAKAAETWRQQVPDINIVGTQHGYISPEEAEFQQTLSQLQPQLILVGLGVPRQELWIAQNRYLCPNATWIGVGGSFDIWAGTKSRAPAWLANNNLEWLYRLYQEPWRWRRMLALPQFAGKAIVYRLTH
- a CDS encoding glycosyltransferase family 39 protein, translating into MRGVFQLQKSYFSQKAIFSLFSPQKLPYTVIGFGILVRLVQYLFNRSLWNDEAALALNIINRSYLELLQPLDYNQGAPIGFLVVEKLAVQVFGNNEYALRLFPFVSAIASLFIFSELAKKCLQSRQAAIIALTLFSTVHIWLQFATETKQYSSDVAIAVILYFILIGIERQQIKLRQILEFGVVGAIAVWFSHPAVFILAGIGTSYLFISLFQQKFLFSLKLLAIYAIWTFSFGLSYFISLRNIASNQSLFKSWAGRGTFPTSIWDFGWLFNAFVEFFHIPLGLPDIFLGIAILAFFSGCISLWFQNRAILLTLLAPILVTFFAAYLQKYPFSGRLVIFLIPFLSFSLQKEQWQFDR